The window GCATATTACGCCTAAATTGTTTGTGAATTGATATGTCAGATTTATCTATAAATTATTTATTTTTATTATTTTTCCAATTTTTAATTATTTAACTTTTTATTTTGCTTTTTACGTCCCTCTTTTGGTTTTTGCCCACTTCTTGGTGCCTTATCTCCATTATTATTTGCAAGCAGATATTGTTCAATTAGTTGCACTACTTGCTTATTTTGAGGTAACGATGAATGTTGTGCATCAGCACCAGTGACTGTCATTGTTGTATAATGTTTTACCTGATTTTGAAAAATATACTTCCCGGCCGCCACACTACTTTCTGGTACTAGGCCATCAGATTCATAATTTTCCCCACCAGAAATTGAATATACATCTAAATTATCAGGTATTTTCTTTCGATTTTTAATAAAATCAGTCAGCATTTCAGTCTTGTGGCCAATATTGCTCTCATTAAAATTATACGGTGTACCTAAAGTCATTAGCTTCTTTATTTCTATTTCATCACTATAATCTGCATAGTAATTTTCTAACCAGTACGTCCAAATTAAGCCACCATTTGAGTGCCCAAATGCCTTAAAATTATTAAATTTATATTGTTGACTAATTTGAGCAAAAGCTTCATCAAACCAACCAGCTTGCTTTTTAATATTGGCATAGCCATCATGATTATTTTCAAAACCGACTACAATAAAAGGCTCATTATCGTTACGATTAATTTTACCGCTATATTTTAGGGCTCCATCTTTCTTTACTTGAATTTTCAATAAACTATGCTTCTTATAAGTATCTTTATTCAGTAAACTAACTAATTCATTGAATCGCTCTGTCGTTGCACTAGAGCCCGGAATCATAATTACAGGCGACATTTGTGATTTTCTTCTTTCAGCCAAATCACGGTTAGCATTTTTAATCCAAAAGAAAGTAGGTATAGCTAAAATAATTAAAAATATAAAAGTACCTAGCAAAAGCAGGCGATTTTTCGAGATTATTTTTTTACTTAACATATTCATAACCTGCTTCCTCATCATTTAGCAAATCAATTTCATCTTGAACATCTTTCGCCATTTTCACAATTGGCAAATAAAGTAAAATATCAAAAGCAAATAACAGCATCGAAAAGACTAAAGCCTGCCAAGTTCCGTTAGTAGCAATAAAGGCAACTAGTGGACCAGGCGTACCTGATAACACATTATAAGCTGAAGCCGGAACTAAATGGATTGCAATCATACTTGCTGCTAAAAGCATGTTAATGACAGGTAAAACTACATATGGAAACAGAAATAATGGATTCAGCATAATCGGAATTCCAATGAAGGCTCCCTGATTTGAGCCAAATAGAGTAGGTATAAAACTCCAACGTGCTACTCGAGCAATGCTATTTTTCTTAATAAAAATCAAAACACCTATCAATAAGACTAGCGTTAAGCCACTACCACCAAACTTCCCATACGATTGATATAAGGAGTTACCAACATAAGGATTAGGTACATTCCAACTTGAGCCATGAGTTAAAGCGTAATTCATATTAGCTACGTTAGTTGCACTATCACTTCCCGCAGTTAGCGAAGCTAATGGTTGACCAACTCCCAGCCAATTTAAAAGAAGGGCTAAAAGGAGCAGAGGAATAAACACACCTAAATTTAAGTTGTTTTGGCCCTGGTTTTGGAAAAATTGATAAAAGTTACTGGCAACAACTCGCACATGAACTAAACTAGATACAATACCAATTATTAATCCAATTACCCACGTTGCAAGCATAGGACGAAATGAATTAAAAGCTCTCTTTTTAATACTTTGTGCACTTTCTGCATGTTGATGGTGATATTCAACACCCAGAAATCTAAAAATCAAGCCTGTCCCAAAGCCAATTAAAAGGGCAAACAAGAAACTATTAATATTTAAAAATCGCCAGTTAAATGACAATTGAAAGTCTCTAACATCCCTAAAACGATATGCACACAAAAGTAAGGCTAGCATTCCTGAAACACCAGCCATCTGGGCATCTTTCTGGTATAGTCTAGCCGTGTATTGGGCTGAAAAATAAGCTGTAAAAATACCAAACGTCCCAAATATCACGCTAGTGACACCTTGGCAAGAATACCATGCAGCATTAAAGATCTGGTCTGGTAGCCACTTATCAAAGTAAAAAATATTTGATATTAAACTTGTCGGTGAAAAAACGCTCTGCCACAAAAATTGAAAAATACTTCCAACAACTGCTAGTGGCATTAACATCATCAAAGTACGATCAGCCACCCTAAAAAATGCTAATCTTCGCAGTCGAACAACAGTATTAAAAATTATTCTTTCCATATTTCATAGTCCTCAGCTTTAATAATCTATTCTCTAGTTTAAATTAAAAAACAAAAGAAACCTATGATTTTAAAAAAATAAAAACAATTTAAGTCTAGCAAAGTTTCCATAGTCCCTGGTTAAAGAAAGAAAATGCTATAATGAGAAAGAAGATAATAAGGGAGAAAAATCATGGCTAAACGAAGTTTTTCTATTAATGATGAAACTGATCGTCTGTTAAGCTACTATTTAGATCATTCTGAAAAAGAATGGGATGTAGTAATTAACGAAGCAATTAAATATTATATCTGCGACCATTTAAGTCAAAAGCAGGTTCATGAAGCAGTCAAACATACTGGTAAAGATGCCTTTCCAGCTGATGAAGTTCTACGTAACTTCAATAGTAGCTGGATGAACGGAGACGCTTAAAGGATTGCCTAAATTACTATTTTCGATCAAAATGAAGATAGCTGTATTAAAAATAAGCTGACAAATGTCAGCTTATTTTTCTACGATAAATTTTAATTTAAAGGAGGAAAAACATGCTCAAAAAACATGCATTAGATCCAATTAAGTTAATTTGGCTATTTGCTGGTTCATTAATAATTAACACTGGAGTCAGCTTCATTTGGCCCCTGACTACTATTTACATTCATAATTATCTTCATGAAACACTAACAGTAGCGGGAATTGTTTTATTCATTAATTCAGCTTTTACAATGGTTGGGAATGCCTTAGGTGGTTTTTGGTTTGATAAATGGCACCCCTACCAAACTCTTTTAACTGGTGTAAGCATTTCTACTTTTTCTACTTTTTTGCTTGTCCTATTTCATGGCTGGCCTGCTTATCCTATCTTACTAATCACTCTAGGATTAGGTAACGGAATTGTAGTTACGGGGCTAAATTCAATTGCTACTCTTATTAGAAGCCGAAACGCTTCCTATGTGTTTAATGTTTTATACTTTACACAAAATCTAGGCCTAGTATTTGGATCACTAATGGTTGGCTTCATCTTACCTTTCGGAATTACCTATATTTTCTTGCTTGCCTTTATCATGTTTGCTTTCTTGAGTATCGTAATTTTTCTTGAATATCGTGGTCTAAATCAAGCTCATGCTTCTAAAGATAAAAAAGCTGCTAATTCTGTCCATGAAGAAAAAATTCCTTATGGAGCAAAAAAGGCTATCTTTTCTATCTTGATCTGCGTATTAGCAGCATGGATTGCATATGAACAATGGAACTCAAATATTTCATCCTATATGTTGAGTTTACATATGAGTGTTCGTTTATACAGTCTACTTTGGACATTAAATGCCATCTTAATCGTCTTGATTCAACCACTACTAACCTACTTTGATGATTGGCTAACCCAACACTTACATGGACGTTTATATATTGGTTTTAGTCTCTTTGGTTTAGCATTTTTATTACTAATTGGTGCAACCCATTATTTCAACTTTGTTATAGCAATGGCCGTACTTACATGTGGAGAAATTCTTGCTTTTCCTGCTGTTTCAACATTTGTTAACGACCGTGCTAGCAACAAGGACAAGGGAAAATATCAAGGAATTGTTCAGTCCGTTACTTCTGCGGGACGAGCTCTTGGACCATTAATCGGAGCCTTAGTAATTGATAATTTTTCATATTTGATCTTATTTATTTTTTGTACAATCTTAGTTTTAATTTCAGTCCTACTATTTGCACTAATTAATGCTTATAACAAGAAAAAGATCGCTAAATAGCGATCTTTTATTTTTTCTATTTTTATAAAAAAAGCCTAATTCCACCAACATCGGAATCAGGCTCACACAGTGTTAGGTACCGCTATTCTGACCAAATAAAAAGCAACGTTTTCGCTACCGTAGAAAACGCACTTCATTACAACGGTACAGGTAAATCTTAGCACAGCCAGCATTCTTAGACAACCGGTTTTAAGAATGCTTAAAGAGCAAAAAAGAGATGGAAAGTATGTTTTCCATCTCTATGAATCTGATTTTATTAAATCTTCCATGAGCGCATTACAGAGCTGTCTCACCTTAAAATAATCCTTAACCGGATAATTAGACTGAACAACTAATGCGTCTCTTGTATCGTTTGAAATACGATAATAGGTCGTATATCCATCTCCTGACCCATTTGAAGAATGAAAATCAGGAAAATTATAAAAGCCAGCATTATATTTAGCAGGATCGGCAGGAGCATACGCAGTTGCTACTGAAGAAGGCTTGATTATTTCACCGTTTAAAATAGCGCTAGTAGCCCGATAAAGATCCTTACTAGACATTACTAAACTTCCAGCCCCTAAGTCCCCGTGCACCTTATCTACCGAAATCGAGTGCGGAACCAGGTATCCCTGAGAGTTCTTTGTGTAAGACGTTGCTACATGAATTTTTTTATTCTTAGGTATATCCCAATAAAATTCTGTCGCAGAAAGTCCTAATTTTTTGATATAAGTATCCCTAACAAGCCTTTCATAAGAACGATGCGTTACCTTTTCTAAAATACCCGATAGCAAAATGTAATTAATCGACGAATAAACTCGCTGATTATAATGTTGTTTATCAAAAATCACATTATGTTTAATATCATAATTAATTCCTGCTTGATTATTTTTAAAGACAGGAGTTCCATAACTTGACTCATTCTTTCCACGTAAGCCAGCTTCCATTGTTAAAAGCTGTCCAATCGTAATTTGATTAGCATGTGGAACTTCAGGATAAAACTTTGATAACTTATCGTTAAGACTGAGTTTTTTACGCTCAATTTGCTTTAAGACTAAAGTACCGGTAAAAACTTTATTAACAGAATTAATAAAGAAAGCTGTCTTTGACGTATTTCGAACCTTTTTACTGATATTGGCATAGCCAGTTGATTCATTAAGAACTACTTTATTATTCTTAATTGCTAAGACATTACCGGTAATACCGGCTTGTGCTAGTTTTTTTTTATTTCTGTTGCAGCCGTACTTTTAGTACTTGGCATTTTTACATCAGACTTATTACCCCAAGCTTTAGTAAAGTAATAGCTGTTTAACTTATAGTTAACTGGATGGTTCTTTTCTTCCATAAATGGCTTAACGTATTGATCTACTTTTAGCCAACCATTCCAGCCAAGGTGAATCGTGTCTTCCATGAAGAATTTCTTTCCACCATCTTTTGATAGATCAGCAATATTATTAAAGCCTTGAGATGTAAGCTGCTTGGTAATCTTAGCAACGCACTCTTGATACATTGTTTGCGATAGGCCTGTATACTTAGCCCACTTTTCATTAACCGGTGGAATAATGAATAAAACATTTACATGTTCATGCGCTAATTCATTTAATACTAATTCAAAGTCAGCATATTCTGGCGACTTAGTATAGTCAAAGTCTTTTTGCGAATTCTTTAACTTCTTTAAGTGCTTGTTGTTTAACTTCTTATCAAAGAAACCATTGGAAATACCAAATTTGTTGTTGGTAGTACCTTGCTGACCTTGTTCATTAGCAAATTGACGCAAGTTATCATATGCATAAGTACCTGGTAGTTTACCTGCTTCTTTTTGAATCTTTGGAATATTATTAGTCATCCCTAAAGAAGAGAAGAAGTTATCTTCGTTAGCCAACGCTCTGCGTCTAGCTTTCAAATATAGAGTCTGATACTTAGATAATTTCTGACCTGAAGCTAATGTCATTAAGGCATACTTCGTTGTTTCACTTGCTGTACCAGCTGGCATGTCTAATAGGCGTCTTGCAGCATAGCGAGTAGCCACACTGTCTTTAGCGTCTAAAATCCAATCAACAGCTTGAAGCTGAGAGAAGTACATACCGAAAGCGGCTGGGTTTTGTCCCTGCTTTGTAAACCACTGTGGTGAAATAATAAATACAGCCTTTTTGTTAGAAAGTTGATTTACTGTTTCTTGCATAGTGAAAAAGTGGGTTAATGATTGACTTCCCGGTCCCCCTAGTAAGAAAGGTCGATAATTTCTCTTATATTTATAAGCTAAGACACTTGGGTGTAATGCATCCATTCTTGATAATTCACTAGAACCATAAAATGGAACATAATTTTTTTCAAATGCAGCTTGTTTAATCGATTGTCCCTTAAAAACTGTCTGGGATTGTGAAACTGAAGCTTTAAATAAGGCATTATCTGACTTTTCGCCATTTTGCCATGGAATCAAGAATAAGATAATTAGCAAAATGAAAGCACAAAGAACCGGGCCGAAAATCTGCCACAGTTTGCGTTTATTACTCATTTCTTAAGCTTTCTACCTTTGCAATGATTTTGTTTGGAGTGTCCCAATCTTCACGGTGAAATTCTGAAACTGGTGCAGTAACACCACACTTATCTTGTAATTCAAGTAACATTTGAACAGTTGCCATGGAATCTAACAAACCATTTTCAAAAATGTTTTCATCCATTTGATCACTTAAATCTTCACCAGTTAATTCGTTTAAAATATCTAAAACAGCTTGTTTTGTATCCATAATTAAGAAAATCCTTTCAAATCAAAACTAATAAATTACTTCCAGCCAAACCATAATGTACTCAAGAAACCTGAGAAAATTAGGAAACTGAAACAAACAACATTAAATGTTAAGAAAATCGCGAACCACTTTGTAAACTTATTATGCGGAATCTGTTTACGGTGCTTACGCTTAAATCTTAACCAAATGTCATTAATGATAATTGCTGTGGCATGGAAAATACCATATACGATATAGTACCACGTTAACCCGTGCCAGAAACCCATAATTAAGAAATCTACAAAATATGATATTTGCGATAATCTGATTCTATTCTTCACCAATTTATGTTTCATTGCAAAGAAAGTAAAACGCATAAAGATAAAATCACGGAACCAGAATGACAAAGTCATATGCCATCTATTCCAGAACTCTTTAATATTTTGAGAAATAAATGGTTTATTGAAGTTCATAGGTGTCTTAATTCCCATGAAGTATGAGGTTCCTACAGCAAATAAAGAATACCCCGCAAAATCAAAGAATAAATACATACTGTAGCAATACATGTAGCCAAGAAGAGCCCATGATAAACGTAAGCCACCATTCGCTTGACCATAAAACAAAGCATCTTTGGCTAATTGCGGTAACCACAAAGTACCAAATACATATCCAATAATAAATTTGTATAAAAATCCTTGGAAAATATATCTAGTACCAAACTTTAAGTTTTCAATATACTTATCTCTTTCTGGAGCCTTATCATAGTCTTCCTTAAATCTTCTGTATCGATCAATAGGGCCAGAGGAAAGAGTTGGGAAGAAAAGTAAAAATCTTGCGTAAGTAATTGGATCAACTTTTTTAATAGTTTTATCGCGAAGTTCCATAATAACTTGAACTGTTTTAAAAGTTAAATATGAAATTCCGAAAAATCCAATTAAGTCAGCAGTCTTATTTGGCACTAATGGTGCAATCTTGACTGCTGCTAACGGCAGAATTGCTAAGATAACTGCTAAGCAAAAGACAGAGGTCTTATTCTTTCCCGAATTGACGTATTTTTGATAAGCAAAGGTAACCAAAAATTGGAAGATGATATATCCAATTAACTGAACCCCTTGTATCCAATTCTTACC of the Lactobacillus isalae genome contains:
- a CDS encoding alpha/beta hydrolase, whose product is MLSKKIISKNRLLLLGTFIFLIILAIPTFFWIKNANRDLAERRKSQMSPVIMIPGSSATTERFNELVSLLNKDTYKKHSLLKIQVKKDGALKYSGKINRNDNEPFIVVGFENNHDGYANIKKQAGWFDEAFAQISQQYKFNNFKAFGHSNGGLIWTYWLENYYADYSDEIEIKKLMTLGTPYNFNESNIGHKTEMLTDFIKNRKKIPDNLDVYSISGGENYESDGLVPESSVAAGKYIFQNQVKHYTTMTVTGADAQHSSLPQNKQVVQLIEQYLLANNNGDKAPRSGQKPKEGRKKQNKKLNN
- the dltD gene encoding D-alanyl-lipoteichoic acid biosynthesis protein DltD; the encoded protein is MSNKRKLWQIFGPVLCAFILLIILFLIPWQNGEKSDNALFKASVSQSQTVFKGQSIKQAAFEKNYVPFYGSSELSRMDALHPSVLAYKYKRNYRPFLLGGPGSQSLTHFFTMQETVNQLSNKKAVFIISPQWFTKQGQNPAAFGMYFSQLQAVDWILDAKDSVATRYAARRLLDMPAGTASETTKYALMTLASGQKLSKYQTLYLKARRRALANEDNFFSSLGMTNNIPKIQKEAGKLPGTYAYDNLRQFANEQGQQGTTNNKFGISNGFFDKKLNNKHLKKLKNSQKDFDYTKSPEYADFELVLNELAHEHVNVLFIIPPVNEKWAKYTGLSQTMYQECVAKITKQLTSQGFNNIADLSKDGGKKFFMEDTIHLGWNGWLKVDQYVKPFMEEKNHPVNYKLNSYYFTKAWGNKSDVKMPSTKSTAATEIKKN
- a CDS encoding serine hydrolase domain-containing protein — encoded protein: MTGNVLAIKNNKVVLNESTGYANISKKVRNTSKTAFFINSVNKVFTGTLVLKQIERKKLSLNDKLSKFYPEVPHANQITIGQLLTMEAGLRGKNESSYGTPVFKNNQAGINYDIKHNVIFDKQHYNQRVYSSINYILLSGILEKVTHRSYERLVRDTYIKKLGLSATEFYWDIPKNKKIHVATSYTKNSQGYLVPHSISVDKVHGDLGAGSLVMSSKDLYRATSAILNGEIIKPSSVATAYAPADPAKYNAGFYNFPDFHSSNGSGDGYTTYYRISNDTRDALVVQSNYPVKDYFKVRQLCNALMEDLIKSDS
- the dltB gene encoding D-alanyl-lipoteichoic acid biosynthesis protein DltB; the protein is MINIQPYSNPRYFVILFIALLPLIIGLYHGRRFKTYEAFVSLLFLFLMFDGKNWIQGVQLIGYIIFQFLVTFAYQKYVNSGKNKTSVFCLAVILAILPLAAVKIAPLVPNKTADLIGFFGISYLTFKTVQVIMELRDKTIKKVDPITYARFLLFFPTLSSGPIDRYRRFKEDYDKAPERDKYIENLKFGTRYIFQGFLYKFIIGYVFGTLWLPQLAKDALFYGQANGGLRLSWALLGYMYCYSMYLFFDFAGYSLFAVGTSYFMGIKTPMNFNKPFISQNIKEFWNRWHMTLSFWFRDFIFMRFTFFAMKHKLVKNRIRLSQISYFVDFLIMGFWHGLTWYYIVYGIFHATAIIINDIWLRFKRKHRKQIPHNKFTKWFAIFLTFNVVCFSFLIFSGFLSTLWFGWK
- a CDS encoding PTS transporter subunit EIIC, with amino-acid sequence MERIIFNTVVRLRRLAFFRVADRTLMMLMPLAVVGSIFQFLWQSVFSPTSLISNIFYFDKWLPDQIFNAAWYSCQGVTSVIFGTFGIFTAYFSAQYTARLYQKDAQMAGVSGMLALLLCAYRFRDVRDFQLSFNWRFLNINSFLFALLIGFGTGLIFRFLGVEYHHQHAESAQSIKKRAFNSFRPMLATWVIGLIIGIVSSLVHVRVVASNFYQFFQNQGQNNLNLGVFIPLLLLALLLNWLGVGQPLASLTAGSDSATNVANMNYALTHGSSWNVPNPYVGNSLYQSYGKFGGSGLTLVLLIGVLIFIKKNSIARVARWSFIPTLFGSNQGAFIGIPIMLNPLFLFPYVVLPVINMLLAASMIAIHLVPASAYNVLSGTPGPLVAFIATNGTWQALVFSMLLFAFDILLYLPIVKMAKDVQDEIDLLNDEEAGYEYVK
- a CDS encoding MDR family MFS transporter encodes the protein MLKKHALDPIKLIWLFAGSLIINTGVSFIWPLTTIYIHNYLHETLTVAGIVLFINSAFTMVGNALGGFWFDKWHPYQTLLTGVSISTFSTFLLVLFHGWPAYPILLITLGLGNGIVVTGLNSIATLIRSRNASYVFNVLYFTQNLGLVFGSLMVGFILPFGITYIFLLAFIMFAFLSIVIFLEYRGLNQAHASKDKKAANSVHEEKIPYGAKKAIFSILICVLAAWIAYEQWNSNISSYMLSLHMSVRLYSLLWTLNAILIVLIQPLLTYFDDWLTQHLHGRLYIGFSLFGLAFLLLIGATHYFNFVIAMAVLTCGEILAFPAVSTFVNDRASNKDKGKYQGIVQSVTSAGRALGPLIGALVIDNFSYLILFIFCTILVLISVLLFALINAYNKKKIAK
- the dltC gene encoding D-alanine--poly(phosphoribitol) ligase subunit DltC — its product is MDTKQAVLDILNELTGEDLSDQMDENIFENGLLDSMATVQMLLELQDKCGVTAPVSEFHREDWDTPNKIIAKVESLRNE